The following nucleotide sequence is from Drosophila takahashii strain IR98-3 E-12201 chromosome 3L, DtakHiC1v2, whole genome shotgun sequence.
ACTGGCGGTGGACTTTGATCTGATAATCACGGATGTCACCCACGGCATGGAGTGCCTCATGGATGCGGTTCCCATTTGGCGCTCGAAACCTGTACTTGGCCTGAGTGCCGGCAAGCTCACTCCGGATCTTATATCGCTGATCCAAGCGGAAAACACCATAAATGCAGCTAGGACACCGCACTATATCAGCCAAGTTCCCAAGAAGATGGGCTTTTGGAACCGTCTACACAACCACATCTTGTACTTTGCAGAGCCACTgtgagtttttaatttaatttggaatAGTTTTACAGATCCTaagattttttattcaatttaaatatttttcactaaGTTTTTAGCCATTTTAATGTAATAGAAATATTACATTAGGaactatattttaatatttaaaggttaaatttttaactgaACACAATTTTTACATCGTTTTTGATCCAtttttaatatgaaaataataagttttaattttaaaaatacgttttatttaatttaactttgatttaaaaactaaatatttttttaaaggtacatatatattaacaagTTCATATGACTAGCATCCTATGTAAAATGATTCAccttgattaaaatattttcaaattaaatcatGCGGCTTagtataattttgtattaaatattaattgtttgtattaaatttttatttatttaatttcattatatCCCTTTCCTAACCCCCAGAATCCGTTTTGTTATCATTCGTCCTGTGCTTAATAGCCTGGTGACTACGGAAAATGCCTATCCTACTCTACAACTAGTGCTACTCAATACTCATCCAACTTTGGACTATGTGCAAAATCTTCCACCCGGAGTCATCGAAGTGGGTGGTCTCCATATCAAAAGTGAGGTCAATTCTCTGCCCCCATATATACAAAAGTTCACACAGAAATTCATCGATGGCATTGTGTACATCAATTTGCCCTATATTGAATACATGAATGGTCAGGGAATACAGGCTGTGATAAAGATGATACTCGACAATCCCAACTGTGGGTTTATATGGAATGTGGAGCAGCTCGAACAATTGCCCCCGGCGAAACCCAATTTATTAACCCTCCATGTGGATCAGTCGCTGCAGCAGGATATTTTGGGTGAGAAGAGggttttttcctattttagaggaaatgaaatatatattttttctttataatttctaGCTTTACCTTTTGTCAAGGGTTTTCTGAATCATGGTGATAGTTTCAGTCTCCAGGAGGCCGTGCACAATGGAGTGCCCGTGGTTGTGCTTCCCCTTAAGCTGGAGGAATTTAATGTGAGTACTTATAAatattccttttttaaaaatatatttatttaattctgtatttattttttttatttattaattatacccgttactcgtaaagtaaaagggtatattttatgcgtttccgtctgtccgtctgtctgtctttaaagtttaaagatttcgaaaaagtaaaaatgcagttttattgtgtttaaaaatacGTATCGAAAAAACACTAACAAAATCATAGCATTTAATCTCCGATAATGATATAACTATAACAAAAGACGAAACAATATTACTACACTTCATATTAAATGCCCAGAAACTTACCTAGAATATagataacaaaaaaaaccttcatAATGGTGTTTAAGATTTGAAACTGACGAGACAATAAAcgacaaaaattttattgtttagcTACCGGTAAATTCACAATTTTccgtaaaaaattatacagCTTTGGGCAAAAAagaccaaatattttaaaattggtattattaatttgaaattataaCACTGCCGGGACAATAGGGCTTGTCTGTCGGACATTTTCCGCCTTTTATGGTCAAGaaagctaaaaaatttttagaaatgtgTGAGCATcaatagtattttaaaataacattttaccTACGTGATTTTCCTTGTTCCTTACGCCTGCAATCCTCATTTCGTATATGATATCCATTTACCCCAGGGTAGACACACTCCTTAGCAATTCCACACGAAGGCTGAGAAATCAATGGAGCAATGTCTGGACATTTACTACCCTCGGTTCCCAACATTGAAGTAACTAAATAGAAGCAGAATAAAAgtatgatttttaatttataaagaaaCACTCACCCAGAATAAGAGCAATGCCTAACTTAAACATGTTGACTTGTTAAAAGTTTGagatttaatgaatttagcTGTAAGATTAGTTTCCGTTTTATGAAGAAATTTACCTTCCAAATGCATACATTTTgtgataatttttaataatatcagTTACGGCCTAGGATTTTATAATTGCTGTGAAAAAAAGCATtcaattgtaaatttaaaaattatcgttATTTGTACGGCGTACATAATTTGTTTAGCATCTGATCTCGTATTTTTATACCACTTACTCGTAGAgtgaaagggtatattgtatttgtgcaaaggtatgtaacagggagaagaaagcgtttccgaccccataaagtatatatattcttgatcaggataactagccgagtcgatataaccatgtctgtctgtctgtctgtccgtccgtctgtagaagaaagttttcaaatcggaccattcgttaaaaagttatgcgcctTCAAAGTTGTACATCTTCATCcctctcgcactccctttagctgtgTAACGAGTATCTGATGATTGggccacccgactatagcgttctctcttgttatacccgttactcgtagagtaaaagggtatattagattcgtgcaaaagtatgtaacaggtagaaggaagcgtttccgaccctagaaactataaaagctagaagattgacattttgcatgcagattctaggagttcctacgcagcgcaagtttgtttcaaaagggtgccacgccccctctaacgcccacaatcgcttataaacgattttaaaaatttcaatattttggaaaagtaaaaatgcagttttattgtgtttatcaatacctatcgaaatgtggaaaaaaattttttaaatcggaccattcgttaaaaagttacggcggatcaaagtttttctccatctccttcgcactccctttagctgagtaacgggtatctgatagtcggggcacccgactatagcgttctctcttgttttttattaatttatttattaatttttttttatttttttttttatttttagaatgccCAGCGAGCAATGGAACGCAACTTGGGTGTGGTGATTCAGGCCAAGGAGTTCAATCAGAACTCCCTGACTGCTGCTCTAAAACGAATTCTAGATGACGAGCACTTTACTAGCGCCCTTTACCAGGCTCAGTTGAAGTTCCGAACCCGTCCGAAATCCCCGCTAGAATTGGCCGTTTGGCATGCGGAACAACTGATAGCCGAGCCACGTTTCTTCAAGGATTTCGCACAAACCGAAGCTATAGCCCAAAGTTTCTTTGTTTCCCATTCTTTGGATGTGCTGATGGTGCCTATTCTAATCCTCCTGGCTGGCGTCGTAAGTGTGGGTCGTTTGATCATAGTCCTAGTCACCGGAGGATCCAAAGCTCGTCGGGATTCCAATGAAGAATTGGAGACCGAGTCTGAAGTACCCAAAAAACGCAAGAAGGTTAAAAAGACTCTCAAAATTTCGGAACCATTGAATATAACACTAAAAGACGAGACTATTGAATTAATTGAAGATTTAAATGAAGAGTTGCTCGATGGGGAGAAGCAGCTACTCAGCGTGGAAGAAAAGTCGCTGGAAGAGAAGaaagagaaataaataatttcatatacTACTTATATTATACACCAAAGAAAGACtgccaataaataaatgtaacgaTCTCCCGAACATTCGCACATTTATTTAGCCAAATCCCATTTTTGGGTAATTAACCTACATAAACCATGTtcaaataatatgaaatgttTTGTTGATTaccatatttgtaaaataattcattaaaatgcCAATCGAATAATCAGTTAAgaaatttgtaaagtaaaacttaattttattggttttttcatttcaacgttgatgattaaattaaatttaataaaaatgttcataAATTGCGAGACTTTATAAAGATTGCTTACATTTACagattaataacattttttaatttgttaattttctacttctatacatttttaatgcgtTGAATATTTGTTATAGAAGTctgttgattttttaaatttttaaataaataattttaaacagaTAAATAAAGTGTGCATCCCAAAAGTAGACTCGGGAAATTAATTATCCACATAAGTTCTCTCATCTTGACTCTCTTAAATCCAAACCAAGTACTAGTTAAGAGATTTACCACCTCAGGTAAATCGTAGGTAGATTCACCACAGGTAGGCACAAAACCTCCAGTCCCGCCTGCGTTTTTATGTCTTTTGCCAGAATGCTGAGCCAGCAGCAATAAAACTCCCAAACCCAAGTAACCTTCAGTGCATTTCGAGAATTTGCCGCGAAAAGAACGGAGAACCAAGTACCGagaaaaaatgctgactaaACTATTGAAGATTAGCTGCACTTCGAGGCAGTGCACCTTTGCCAAGCCCTATCAAGCGATTCCGGGACCAAGAGGTCCTTTCGGGATGGGTAATCTCTACAACTATCTGCCAGGAATCGGATCCTATTCCTGGCTAAAGTTGCACCAGGCCGGTCAGGATAAGTATGAGAAATATGGCGCAATCGTGAGGGAAACTATAGTTCCCGGACAGGATATCGTTTGGCTTTATGATCCCCGGGATATCGCTTCTCTGTTGAACGAAAGGGATTGCCCGCAGCGAAGGAGTCATTTGGCCTTGGCCCAATATCGTAAAAATCGGCCGGAAGTCTACAAGACCACTGGTCTACTGCCTACCAATGGTCCTGAGTGGTGGCGCTTACGTGCCCAGCTGCAAAAAGAGCTGAGTGCCCCGAAGAGTGTGAGGAACTTCGTCTGCCAGGTGGATGGAGTGACCAAGGAGTTCCTCAGATTTCTGCAAGAGTCGCGCAAGGGAGATGCCATTGATATGCTGCCCAAACTCACCAGACTGAATTTGGAATGTGAGTACAGATCagctctaaaaataaattaaatattccatCTATTTGAATTTCAAATCTTGAATGTAGCAATTTCCCGTTCATTTGAATTTCTTGAACCAGGCTTATCTCGAAAATACCGTTGTAGGTCTATGGTAATGCTAGGTTAGGTGCAAACATGTTTAAGCAATTTGATGACGATCAATGTATTAATAGATTTCAGGACTCTAGTAAtagtttcatttcatttgaatttttggaaccaggtttattttataaatactttaGATAGGTCTATCATGAAGTCAGGTTCGCTTTATAAGTCGAAAAGAAAACATGCATTGTTTTTTGGTAAcggtttatttattaaaacgaCTTGGGACCTACTTCAGGATTCGATGGTAAAGTCCTGACAAATAtaggcattaaaaatgtataataaaaatacatttttattaaattctaataacaatttatatttccatAGTAACCTGCCTGCTTACCTTTGGAGCCCGGCTGCAGTCCTTTTCCCCCAAGGAACAGGATCCTAAGTCCCGCTCCACCCGCCTGATGGATGCAGCGGAGACCACCAATAGCTGCATCCTGCCCACGGATCAGGGTCTCCAGCTGTGGCGCTTCCTTGAGACGCCTTCCTATCGAAAACTAAGCCTGGCCCAATCCTACATGGAGAGTGTGGCCCTGGAACTTCTGGAAGAGAACATAATAAACGGTTCAGTTGGATCCTCACTGATCTCAGCTTATCTGAAAAATCCCGAACTTGATCGCAGTGATGTGGTGGGCACTGCTGCAGATTTGCTTTTAGCTGGCATCGATACCACCTCGTATGCCTCAGCATTCCTGCTCTATCATGTGGCCCGAAATCCGGAGGTCCAGCAGCGACTCTATGAGGAGGCCAAAAGAGTGCTTCCAAATCCCAAGGATCAACTATCTATGGATGCCCTGAGAACCGATATCACCTATACAAGGGCTGTTCTCAAGGAATCACTGCGCCTAAATCCCATTGCTGTGGGTGTGGGTAGAATTCTTAACCAGGATGCGATTTTCAGTGGTTACTTTGTGCCAAAAGGGGTGAGTTTTGgatgttaaatattaaatattaatcaatttgATTTAGTAATGGAGTCCCAACGCATGATTCCTACAACAAAatgagaccgcgaattcttcagaacaaaaagaacaaatattttccaaactgGCATTTGATTCcctattatataaaaatattaacaaattaaatatatattatagaattaaattgatacttattaaaacaaatactttattgtattaaaatattacttataatCTTCTTCCCAGACTACCGTAGTGACCCAGAACATGGTGGCCTGTCGCCTGGAACAGCACTTTCAGGATCCCCTGAGCTTCCAGCCAGATCGGTGGCTCCAGCATCGTAGTGCCCTCAATCCCTACCTGGTACTGCCCTTCGGCCATGGAATGCGGGCCTGCATCGCTCGTCGTCTGGCCGAGCAGAATATGCACATTTTACTTTTGAGGGTGAGCTAAAGGAAACAGATCAGCACTTTGCGGTCTCGAAAATAACGCCAAATTGTTTATTCTTTTGCCTCGACTTGATTTGCATTTTCAGCTGCTGCGTGAATACGAATTGATTTGGAGCGGATCCGATGGAGAGCTGGATGTCAAGACCCTGCTGATAAATAAACCTGATGCTCCCGTTTTGATCGAGTTGCGATTGCGAAGGGAATAAATTCTGGACAAAAATCCCCAAAAGAGGAGAGACTGAGAGACAACAGACTTGTatcacttttaaataattcgtttattaattatactttaaattagtttataattataattagtgtaaattatatataactaGACTTGCATTTAATGTGATTGAAAGGCTGCGGGTGTTTTGGTCTAAATACTAAAGAGAACGACAAAAGGGCATTCATCGCAAAATTCATCCAAAGGGGTTATACTAGATAGAGTTGCCGAATACTCGAACAAATGGGTACAGGGTTGTCATTGCTTCCGCAGAAGAATATATAATTTGTTAACCAGATATTATCTTTCGAGTATTTTGtgctcctttttgttttttcgttttttgtatACATGTTTTCAGTATGATGACAACCCTAGTCGGGGGCTTTAATGTGTAATTATTTATGACTAAATATTCCAGTACAATGCTTAGTTAAAGATATACTCGTAATGCAGTTCGTTACTATATATGGCTCTATAAAAGTGGTCCGACCTATCCCCGATCTTCCTTTACTTCCTTTACTCCCTTCTTGCCTTAAGCTCAACTCGAGTGAAAACCGTACATATACAAACTATATATAGACTACTACCTGTTTATCGCTCTTGTCCAAGTTCaagtcaaaaatatatatgtatgtgtgtatggGGCTATATACTGCTATATACTGATACTCGGTACGATTCTAGTCTGATCTAACCTATAAGGACTTTGGTTGTTTGCCGCACTACACGCTAGGATGATTGgtgaaaaaatacatttagatATACACATATACTATCTTTGAACTTCTATGTTCGGCTAAGATCGAAAAATAATTGTGTTTTTCGGGTTTTCTGATCCGCAGAATTCTTAAGatttcaaattgaattccTTAGATTTGAAATCGACCAGAATTTGGGTTAGAAAAtggtttccttttcttttgaGAAGACTTTTCCAGGAAGCGATTCGAGTCTTCTGCTCTATGGCTATCGTTGAATATGTGTTCGATGAAGGATGATATATGGGTTGGGATTAACATTGATGTCCTGCTGCCCGCGCTTAGTTTATAGTTCCAGCAGCAGAACCTCCTCATGCTAGAGGATGTTGAGCAGCGAAGAGTCCATCATCCGATCGTCGTACAAACTCAGCGTCTTGCTGGCCCGGGCTTTCCTCACCGATGGCGGTACATCTCCCGGGGTCTTGACCCTTTCGCTGGGATCCCTCAGACGTTCGCTGCTCCCCCGACCGCTGAAGACCTCGCGGAATACCTCCAGGCTGTGCTGGCGTCGCATCTGCTGCTCCGTGGGAGGTCCCTGATGGTCCGACGAGGAGGTGGTGACCATCAGGGAGTTGGTGCGCAGGTGACCGGGTCTTCGCTTTGGAGCGGAACGAGTGAGGGTCTGCAGTTCGCTGCCATGACTCTGGATGGAGTTGTTATTGGTGGTGCTCCCGCCATTGATGTGTTTAATCAGACTGCTGGACAGCGATCTCGGCACTATGTGAGCCGGAGTTCCTGTCCTCTGCTCGGCACTCCTCAGCTGAACCGGTGGAGGTTTATCCAGGCGAGGACTCAAGTCCAGATTGTTGGGTCGCCGCAGGGCAGTCACCAGATTGGATTTCTCCTCGCCCAACTGCAGCTGGCGACTCAGTTCCTCGGCATGTTCCTTCCTGAAGAGTTTCTTGTGGATCAGAGCCCGAACACCATGCCATCCCCTTAGCTTTTGATCGGTGTTCTGCTGCTTGGGAAATCCCTGACCCAAATTTGGATTACTATTGGGCACCAAGCTCACGATTGTattcttctgctgctgctggctgtgatgatgatgatgatgatggttgGCTATCAGCTCCTCCACACTGACGTCGTGCTCCAGGCAGGAAAGTGAGTTCTCCTGCGGTTGCGTCTGGAAACTGTGCTTCTTGCTGCGCTCCACGAGAACCGGAGGAGTTCGCATTTGCTGGGGCGCCAGATTGCGTTCCTGGCAGGGATTCCTGCCCTGATACGGTTGCAGCTGCTGATGCGGATAGCTCAGGTGATTCTTTTCCCGCTCCAAGGCAGCCGGGGGTAGCTGTTGATTGGGCGGTGGCTGGATGAGTCCTGCGGCATCGGAGCTCATCTGGTGATGCACTGCAGCCGATGTAGTCGTTGTGGTTATGACATTCAGACcctggaaaattataaaatatattaaaaaaattcggaaaaattatagaaataatTTTCGTACCTGCTCCACGTTTACGGTGGCCACCAGATTATTCGTATTAAGTAGAGGACTAGCTGGTTGAGCCTGAGCTCTCGGTCTCAAGGTGGCCATCTCCTGCATGCGTTCCTCGGCACACAAGGAGGTCAACCTGGCATCCGCATCATGGTCCCAGCAATCCTCGCAAGTATCCCGCACCACTTTTGcggcagcaccaccaccccaGCCGGTGGGAAACAGAGGACGCGCCTTGTGCCGCACCACCAGCGATTGCATTTGATCGAAACTGGGATGGGAGCCCACTTCCTGTTCATAGGGAGCTTTATAGGGCGGGGTGGCCTGTGCCGGGGCATAGAAATCCGAGCAGCGAGTGGACACCTCCCAGAGCACCAGGCCCAAAGCATAAACATCCATTTGTTTGAGGGACGTTTCGCAATCTCGCAGATTGACAGCTCCCTCCAGTAATTCGGGGGCCATGTAGCGCAGGGTGCCCACTTCATTGATGCTCTTCGTCTCCGCCATGGCAATTTCTCCTTTGTATTCATACTTGGAGCCAAAGACCTTCAGGGCGAAACCGAAATCCGCAATGCAACAGCTGAGATCCGCCTGGACCAATACGTTTCGTGTGTTGATATCCCGATGGGCCACACAGGGTTTGTGCTGATCCCCCAGCCGGAGTTCCGTGTGCAGATGGGAGATTCCACGCGTGATGGATCGCAGCATTCCACAGCATTCGCTGAAGGTCAGCGTGTTGGCTATCAACCAATCCTGGAGGCATCCCAGTGGAGCCAGGGAGAGAACCAGCTGGTACTCCATACGTCCATCCATCGTACAGCGTTCATCGTAGCCTTTAAATGGGGAAAATATTGGATTATTTAAGGGTAAAAGAAAGAATAGGAAATGGtaataattctttaaaatgttaaaaattattaattaggtttttaaaattgttaaaaaatgtttaattgctTTTTTGAAACTTCTAAAAAGTATCTCTAGGTCTCATAACATCAATTAAGTTCAAGTTTAGTTAAAATACTTTAGCAATGGAAGTatgcaaatcaaaaaatggcaatcaaataaattgttttctgaggaattcataaaataatttcatatttttttaaggttttcgaACGTAATTTTCaaagatattaaaattattatattattttcaaagtatttCCCAAAGGCCCTATATAAAATCTGATTTTAACAATAGTTTATTACCAAAATAGCTCAACAGTGCAGGACATTCCATCAAGGGCAGTGCGTAGATATTCCTTTCGTTCACATAGTACTGATGATGCTCCTCGGGATAAATCTTAACAGCCACCTCCTGATCATGAAGCAGTCCCTTCATCACAGTTCCGTACTTTCCGCTGCCCAGCATGCCAATTAAATTCATATTGTCCACATTTCGGAGATTGGAGCTGTAACCAGGACCCGAAGGCGCCAAGGGAGACTCTTCCGGTTCCGGTTTCTCCTTGGCAGTTCGACAATATTGAACGGCCAGAAAGAGTCCAATCGTTAGGGCTGTAAGTCCACCGGCAAGTCCCAGCATTGTGCTGGCCAAAAAGGATTGGTGCTGTTTTTCACTGGCCCGGTTTGTGATCGCTGATCTGCCCTCATTGGAGCCCAGTTCCAGGGGTGCGGGTTCCACTACGGCATACTGGGCATTGCAGACATCTCCAGAACAGCAGCAGTAATACAAGGAACTGGTCTTCGAGGTGGGCGCCGAACTGGTGCACTCCGACTGGCTGCAGATGGATGTGCGATCCGTGTTGTCCTTCCagcaacctaaaaaaaaaggtataacaGAAGATTTAGTAGTTTATAACTATACACAAAAGAATTAGATCAATAACAATTACATATTGTATTGTAATCTTATGACACCATTAACATAAATACGCAAATTCTTCAGAACCAgagaaacaaatatttatcacACTTATGTTTTTGAAGGGTTTTACTAAAGaggaccgcgaattctttagaagaaatggaaaacataaaaacctaATATCGAAAATGCATGtttcattaattaatattaatatttgatattgatttttctttcattatactgataaaacaatttactagtcattatttttaatttactttcatTATACTGATAAAACAATTTACtagtcaaaataaatattttcttatagaGTGAGTAAATTTCCAAACTCACCCTGCTTGACAATCCTAGTGCCATTCGGAGTCTGATTCCAGAGGGTAAAGCAGAAGGTGTAGCCATCGGAGCAGGTGCGTCTATGAGGCTCGCTGGGCACCGGAGTAGACTCCACCTGTTGCTCCTGCACTTCGCCACTGGAGTCCTGATCCCCGTCGTCATCATGGAAGGAGTTGTCGTTCTCCTGGAAGCTCATACAGCTGTACGACTGGCGACTGGGAACAGGTGCTAAtcaaatcagaaaaaaaaattccattcaTAAATATTCCATAGATAACAACTAAGACTTGAAAGTACTCACATGCTCTAGCCGGTGAGATCAGATTCGCCAGAAGCAGAAGAAGCCAAGGCCAGCTATAGATAACCCAATTCATATTGTCTAAAAATCCTTTGATAGGCCACCTTCAATATGATATTCCCTGGATGACTTTTGATGGCCCCAACTGTTACGGCATTTTGTAAAACCTGAAAGAGTTGAAAAACATAGAGGTTTATAAATAccgatttatttcttatttagcaTCTACGCAGGAATTATCAATAGTCTGGCGTACTCTCTCTTTGCCCCTTCCATAAGTACTACTCTCGCATTCGGTTTGCGTATCAATAGGCGATGACAATTCGCGAGCTCAGCGACTTTATCAACTGCCGGCGATAATGGCCAGACCCAAATACTCTCTCGCCGTTCCACCAAACCCCAAAAGCCGAACACAACCGATCGTGAAGCGTCTGTCAATCGAAGTCTAGATCGGGGGAGGGGGTATACTATGGGGTTCTACGAGCACCCACCCACTCCAAGTCTCGGGGGAACTGTGTTGCACTTTGGAACCCATTTGGAACCAGGCGCCGCCAGAATACGCAAAATCATTTCAGCTGGGGATCGAGTGCAATGAAGAGGATACCGACTGGGGAGTACTTATAtcaggcagaaaaaaaaattatataatataattatgaaagctaggaatatttattttcaaagcttTTATACCATGGAATTTATTGcgaatttttaaagctttccTTCCTTCCCCTTGAATACTGATTAGAACATTTTCACCGTCATTAATTATGTGCCTGGCTGAACTTAATACGCTCCACTCTCCTCTCCAATTATAGGGTACGTGTATGAAAGTATGTCTTATATACAAACGTtcgctatataataaatgtgTTTATACCCAGCTGGTAACGAATTTGCATTGGCGACATTTGGGTTAATTGTGGGTGACGGGGCATGAAATTTAAAGCAAGATAAGCATTTTATCAGACAGGCCAGGATACACTTATCACGCGATTATGAAATCTCCGCCCGCAATCTACGTCAATTATTTTATGGCGTTTCCAATTCacaaatttcttatttatgaAAGGAGAAGAAAAGCAAAAGCGAGTATTATCTTTTTTAATCTAGCATTCTTTTGTTTGAAATTGATAAAGTTTTCTATTAATTACAATGCCAAAAAGTGTTGTTTAAAACCGTTATTAAATCCTTAAAGtaaaaatagtaatttaaaataaatatcgatattttaagatatagtTTTGCAAAACGTAGCTTTGTAATTGTCAAACCTATGCCAAAGGAGCTGTCAAACTCGTAGGCTAGAAGTTACTTGTCAATTCGATGTAATAGAGTTGTCCAAGAAAATTTTTCATTCCGACTAGATCGTCATGAGTGAACTACATCTGTGCATCTACATTGCATTTTGGCTCTGTGTGAATTTCGTCGGCTTTATTCTTGTGCTAAACTACTTTTCATCTCTTGATAAAAAAGACTAAGTTTATCCCCTAAAGCTGTGATAGAATTTCTAGAGTTCAATATGGATATAGCGGATTTCTATgttcacttttgtttttttatggccTGTTTAAGATTGATATTATATTTCTCAGTCTTCTTGACTAGTTACGTTTGCGTTAACAAGAAACCATTCGACATCAAAAATTGCCATTGGTGGGCTTACGACCTTCGCTTTGCGGAATCACCAAAGGATGAGTGTCAAAAAATTGACCTGGATTTTCTAACAGAGCCGCAAAAGGATTTCAATAATTCTCAAAACAACAAGACAACATCGATGGACGAGCAGAAGGATTCACCAGAAGAAAATTCGGATGTTCCAGAAGAGTCGAAAGAGGATTACGATTTGCGTGTCAACGAGATGGCAACTCTGGTCCAAATGATGAGTATTCAATGGGAGATTAACGAGGATAAGAACCCACTGAGGACCTTCAACGACCGTTTCAATATCAGTCGCCG
It contains:
- the Ugt305A1 gene encoding UDP-glucosyltransferase 2, producing MKALFLLPVLLLLGIFCPSKGANILCLVSTAKHNNPGWSRPLFDALVANGHTLLVISTAPNPEPKKKVDGLLYYHLPNDYDVMQKHFLREDTGEYQRMVTLKQLLVWYEVLLGSCKSVLRSATMNSKMPELTAQLAVDFDLIITDVTHGMECLMDAVPIWRSKPVLGLSAGKLTPDLISLIQAENTINAARTPHYISQVPKKMGFWNRLHNHILYFAEPLIRFVIIRPVLNSLVTTENAYPTLQLVLLNTHPTLDYVQNLPPGVIEVGGLHIKSEVNSLPPYIQKFTQKFIDGIVYINLPYIEYMNGQGIQAVIKMILDNPNCGFIWNVEQLEQLPPAKPNLLTLHVDQSLQQDILALPFVKGFLNHGDSFSLQEAVHNGVPVVVLPLKLEEFNNAQRAMERNLGVVIQAKEFNQNSLTAALKRILDDEHFTSALYQAQLKFRTRPKSPLELAVWHAEQLIAEPRFFKDFAQTEAIAQSFFVSHSLDVLMVPILILLAGVVSVGRLIIVLVTGGSKARRDSNEELETESEVPKKRKKVKKTLKISEPLNITLKDETIELIEDLNEELLDGEKQLLSVEEKSLEEKKEK
- the LOC108065894 gene encoding accessory gland protein Acp63F-like; this translates as MFKLGIALILVTSMLGTEGSKCPDIAPLISQPSCGIAKECVYPGVNGYHIRNEDCRRKEQGKSPFLTIKGGKCPTDKPYCPGSVIISN
- the dib gene encoding cytochrome P450 302a1, mitochondrial isoform X1 — encoded protein: MLTKLLKISCTSRQCTFAKPYQAIPGPRGPFGMGNLYNYLPGIGSYSWLKLHQAGQDKYEKYGAIVRETIVPGQDIVWLYDPRDIASLLNERDCPQRRSHLALAQYRKNRPEVYKTTGLLPTNGPEWWRLRAQLQKELSAPKSVRNFVCQVDGVTKEFLRFLQESRKGDAIDMLPKLTRLNLELTCLLTFGARLQSFSPKEQDPKSRSTRLMDAAETTNSCILPTDQGLQLWRFLETPSYRKLSLAQSYMESVALELLEENIINGSVGSSLISAYLKNPELDRSDVVGTAADLLLAGIDTTSYASAFLLYHVARNPEVQQRLYEEAKRVLPNPKDQLSMDALRTDITYTRAVLKESLRLNPIAVGVGRILNQDAIFSGYFVPKGTTVVTQNMVACRLEQHFQDPLSFQPDRWLQHRSALNPYLVLPFGHGMRACIARRLAEQNMHILLLRLLREYELIWSGSDGELDVKTLLINKPDAPVLIELRLRRE
- the dib gene encoding cytochrome P450 302a1, mitochondrial isoform X2; translated protein: MDAAETTNSCILPTDQGLQLWRFLETPSYRKLSLAQSYMESVALELLEENIINGSVGSSLISAYLKNPELDRSDVVGTAADLLLAGIDTTSYASAFLLYHVARNPEVQQRLYEEAKRVLPNPKDQLSMDALRTDITYTRAVLKESLRLNPIAVGVGRILNQDAIFSGYFVPKGTTVVTQNMVACRLEQHFQDPLSFQPDRWLQHRSALNPYLVLPFGHGMRACIARRLAEQNMHILLLRLLREYELIWSGSDGELDVKTLLINKPDAPVLIELRLRRE